A window of the Triplophysa rosa linkage group LG23, Trosa_1v2, whole genome shotgun sequence genome harbors these coding sequences:
- the cluap1 gene encoding clusterin-associated protein 1 homolog isoform X1 — MSFRDLRNFTEMMRALGYPRLISMENFRVPNFPLVAEILIWLVKRYEPQMEIPSDFDTESDRVFFIKAVAQFMATKAHVKLNLKRLYQADGYAVKEILKITSILYNAMKTKENAVDHSQEENSKFKFDLGSKIADLKVARLLGSEITAKGATLYDLLGHEEDLRENRTAAIARPLEIMETERAMRAAVKDVMESIQMTKDLLNNVSSDEASLDAKIEKKKQDLERNQKRLQTLQSVRPAFMDEYERIEEELEKQYQTYVEKFRNLSFLEQQLDDYHRAEQERFEDAEMTMKMRQNKLKEEEKRLMRSGEIETHQTRQHFSSLQLSNFAGDEDSDVDIPEDEGSDSDIDDGQQTRPHLTRHAHLSGRGGARFIGSMRGGDSEEPRTMEHICLSGSSRKQKRAKSEDSEIDVDDDGEEEEEDEEEENEDLDEDNDSLEGSSAKPGRPNRSLHPQILEESDNDF, encoded by the exons ATGTCTTTTAGAGATCTCAGAA ATTTTACAGAGATGATGAGAGCACTTGGCTACCCACGTCTCATCTCCATGGAGAACTTTAGAGTTCCAAACTTCCCTTTGGTGGCCGAAATTCTCATCTGGCTTGTCAAGAG ATACGAACCTCAGATGGAAATTCCAAGTGATTTTGACACAGAGTCAGACAGAGTGTTTTTCATCAAGGCTGTGGCTCAATTCATG GCGACCAAGGCTCACGTGAAGTTGAATCTTAAGCGTCTGTATCAAGCAGATGGATACGCTGTGAAAGAGATTCTGAAAATCACCAGCATTCTCTACAACGCCATGAAGACCAAAGAGAATGCCGTTGATCACAGCCAAGAGGAGAACAGCAAGTTCAAGTTTGATCTTGGGTCAAAG ATAGCTGATTTGAAGGTGGCACGTCTGCTGGGTTCTGAGATCACAGCGAAGGGTGCGACGCTATACGACCTGCTGGGGCATGAAGAGGACCTCAGAGAGAATAGGACAGCTGCCATTGCTCGACCCTTAGAAAtcatggagacagagagagccATGAGAGCAGCTGTGAAAGACGTCATG gAAAGCATCCAGATGACTAAAGATCTGCTGAATAACGTGTCGTCTGATGAGGCGAGTCTCGATGCCAAAATCGAAAAGAAGAAACAGGACTTGGAGAGAAACCAGAAACGTTTACAAACTCTACAGAGCGTACG TCCAGCATTTATGGATGAATACGAGAGGATCGAGGAGGAATTGGAGAAGCAGTACCAGACGTATGTGGAAAAGTTTAGAAATCTGAGCTTTCTGGAACAACAGCTGGACGACTATCACAGAGCCGAGCAGGAACGCTTTGAG gatgcagaaatgacaatgaaaatgagacaaaacaaattaaaagaGGAGGAGAAAAGGCTCATGAGGAGTGGAG aaatcgagactcatcagaccaggcaacatttttccagtcttcaactgtccaattttg CAGGAGATGAAGACTCAGATGTTGACATCCCAGAAGATGAAGGATCCGACAGCGATATAGATGACGGACAGCAGACTAGGCCACACCTCACACGTCACGCCCATTTATCAG GTCGAGGTGGCGCCCGATTCATCGGCAGTATGAGAGGAGGAGATAGTGAGGAG CCCAGAACAATGGAACACATCTGTCTCTCCGGCAGCAGCCGGAAGCAAAAGAGAGCAAAG TCGGAGGACAGTGAGATTGATGTGGACGATGATGgtgaggaagaagaggaggatgaAGAGGAAGAAAATGAGGATCTTGATGAAGATAATGACAGTCTGGAAGGTTCATCCGCCAAACCTGGACGACCAAACCGATCGCTGCACCCTCAGATCCTCGAAGAGAGCGATaatgatttttaa
- the cluap1 gene encoding clusterin-associated protein 1 homolog isoform X4, translated as MSFRDLRNFTEMMRALGYPRLISMENFRVPNFPLVAEILIWLVKRYEPQMEIPSDFDTESDRVFFIKAVAQFMATKAHVKLNLKRLYQADGYAVKEILKITSILYNAMKTKENAVDHSQEENSKFKFDLGSKIADLKVARLLGSEITAKGATLYDLLGHEEDLRENRTAAIARPLEIMETERAMRAAVKDVMESIQMTKDLLNNVSSDEASLDAKIEKKKQDLERNQKRLQTLQSVRPAFMDEYERIEEELEKQYQTYVEKFRNLSFLEQQLDDYHRAEQERFEDAEMTMKMRQNKLKEEEKRLMRSGEIETHQTRQHFSSLQLSNFAGDEDSDVDIPEDEGSDSDIDDGQQTRPHLTRHAHLSGRGGARFIGSMRGGDSEESEDSEIDVDDDGEEEEEDEEEENEDLDEDNDSLEGSSAKPGRPNRSLHPQILEESDNDF; from the exons ATGTCTTTTAGAGATCTCAGAA ATTTTACAGAGATGATGAGAGCACTTGGCTACCCACGTCTCATCTCCATGGAGAACTTTAGAGTTCCAAACTTCCCTTTGGTGGCCGAAATTCTCATCTGGCTTGTCAAGAG ATACGAACCTCAGATGGAAATTCCAAGTGATTTTGACACAGAGTCAGACAGAGTGTTTTTCATCAAGGCTGTGGCTCAATTCATG GCGACCAAGGCTCACGTGAAGTTGAATCTTAAGCGTCTGTATCAAGCAGATGGATACGCTGTGAAAGAGATTCTGAAAATCACCAGCATTCTCTACAACGCCATGAAGACCAAAGAGAATGCCGTTGATCACAGCCAAGAGGAGAACAGCAAGTTCAAGTTTGATCTTGGGTCAAAG ATAGCTGATTTGAAGGTGGCACGTCTGCTGGGTTCTGAGATCACAGCGAAGGGTGCGACGCTATACGACCTGCTGGGGCATGAAGAGGACCTCAGAGAGAATAGGACAGCTGCCATTGCTCGACCCTTAGAAAtcatggagacagagagagccATGAGAGCAGCTGTGAAAGACGTCATG gAAAGCATCCAGATGACTAAAGATCTGCTGAATAACGTGTCGTCTGATGAGGCGAGTCTCGATGCCAAAATCGAAAAGAAGAAACAGGACTTGGAGAGAAACCAGAAACGTTTACAAACTCTACAGAGCGTACG TCCAGCATTTATGGATGAATACGAGAGGATCGAGGAGGAATTGGAGAAGCAGTACCAGACGTATGTGGAAAAGTTTAGAAATCTGAGCTTTCTGGAACAACAGCTGGACGACTATCACAGAGCCGAGCAGGAACGCTTTGAG gatgcagaaatgacaatgaaaatgagacaaaacaaattaaaagaGGAGGAGAAAAGGCTCATGAGGAGTGGAG aaatcgagactcatcagaccaggcaacatttttccagtcttcaactgtccaattttg CAGGAGATGAAGACTCAGATGTTGACATCCCAGAAGATGAAGGATCCGACAGCGATATAGATGACGGACAGCAGACTAGGCCACACCTCACACGTCACGCCCATTTATCAG GTCGAGGTGGCGCCCGATTCATCGGCAGTATGAGAGGAGGAGATAGTGAGGAG TCGGAGGACAGTGAGATTGATGTGGACGATGATGgtgaggaagaagaggaggatgaAGAGGAAGAAAATGAGGATCTTGATGAAGATAATGACAGTCTGGAAGGTTCATCCGCCAAACCTGGACGACCAAACCGATCGCTGCACCCTCAGATCCTCGAAGAGAGCGATaatgatttttaa
- the cluap1 gene encoding clusterin-associated protein 1 homolog isoform X3 — translation MSFRDLRNFTEMMRALGYPRLISMENFRVPNFPLVAEILIWLVKRYEPQMEIPSDFDTESDRVFFIKAVAQFMATKAHVKLNLKRLYQADGYAVKEILKITSILYNAMKTKENAVDHSQEENSKFKFDLGSKIADLKVARLLGSEITAKGATLYDLLGHEEDLRENRTAAIARPLEIMETERAMRAAVKDVMESIQMTKDLLNNVSSDEASLDAKIEKKKQDLERNQKRLQTLQSVRPAFMDEYERIEEELEKQYQTYVEKFRNLSFLEQQLDDYHRAEQERFEDAEMTMKMRQNKLKEEEKRLMRSGAGDEDSDVDIPEDEGSDSDIDDGQQTRPHLTRHAHLSGRGGARFIGSMRGGDSEEPRTMEHICLSGSSRKQKRAKSEDSEIDVDDDGEEEEEDEEEENEDLDEDNDSLEGSSAKPGRPNRSLHPQILEESDNDF, via the exons ATGTCTTTTAGAGATCTCAGAA ATTTTACAGAGATGATGAGAGCACTTGGCTACCCACGTCTCATCTCCATGGAGAACTTTAGAGTTCCAAACTTCCCTTTGGTGGCCGAAATTCTCATCTGGCTTGTCAAGAG ATACGAACCTCAGATGGAAATTCCAAGTGATTTTGACACAGAGTCAGACAGAGTGTTTTTCATCAAGGCTGTGGCTCAATTCATG GCGACCAAGGCTCACGTGAAGTTGAATCTTAAGCGTCTGTATCAAGCAGATGGATACGCTGTGAAAGAGATTCTGAAAATCACCAGCATTCTCTACAACGCCATGAAGACCAAAGAGAATGCCGTTGATCACAGCCAAGAGGAGAACAGCAAGTTCAAGTTTGATCTTGGGTCAAAG ATAGCTGATTTGAAGGTGGCACGTCTGCTGGGTTCTGAGATCACAGCGAAGGGTGCGACGCTATACGACCTGCTGGGGCATGAAGAGGACCTCAGAGAGAATAGGACAGCTGCCATTGCTCGACCCTTAGAAAtcatggagacagagagagccATGAGAGCAGCTGTGAAAGACGTCATG gAAAGCATCCAGATGACTAAAGATCTGCTGAATAACGTGTCGTCTGATGAGGCGAGTCTCGATGCCAAAATCGAAAAGAAGAAACAGGACTTGGAGAGAAACCAGAAACGTTTACAAACTCTACAGAGCGTACG TCCAGCATTTATGGATGAATACGAGAGGATCGAGGAGGAATTGGAGAAGCAGTACCAGACGTATGTGGAAAAGTTTAGAAATCTGAGCTTTCTGGAACAACAGCTGGACGACTATCACAGAGCCGAGCAGGAACGCTTTGAG gatgcagaaatgacaatgaaaatgagacaaaacaaattaaaagaGGAGGAGAAAAGGCTCATGAGGAGTGGAG CAGGAGATGAAGACTCAGATGTTGACATCCCAGAAGATGAAGGATCCGACAGCGATATAGATGACGGACAGCAGACTAGGCCACACCTCACACGTCACGCCCATTTATCAG GTCGAGGTGGCGCCCGATTCATCGGCAGTATGAGAGGAGGAGATAGTGAGGAG CCCAGAACAATGGAACACATCTGTCTCTCCGGCAGCAGCCGGAAGCAAAAGAGAGCAAAG TCGGAGGACAGTGAGATTGATGTGGACGATGATGgtgaggaagaagaggaggatgaAGAGGAAGAAAATGAGGATCTTGATGAAGATAATGACAGTCTGGAAGGTTCATCCGCCAAACCTGGACGACCAAACCGATCGCTGCACCCTCAGATCCTCGAAGAGAGCGATaatgatttttaa
- the cluap1 gene encoding clusterin-associated protein 1 homolog isoform X5, which yields MSFRDLRNFTEMMRALGYPRLISMENFRVPNFPLVAEILIWLVKRYEPQMEIPSDFDTESDRVFFIKAVAQFMATKAHVKLNLKRLYQADGYAVKEILKITSILYNAMKTKENAVDHSQEENSKFKFDLGSKIADLKVARLLGSEITAKGATLYDLLGHEEDLRENRTAAIARPLEIMETERAMRAAVKDVMESIQMTKDLLNNVSSDEASLDAKIEKKKQDLERNQKRLQTLQSVRPAFMDEYERIEEELEKQYQTYVEKFRNLSFLEQQLDDYHRAEQERFEDAEMTMKMRQNKLKEEEKRLMRSGAGDEDSDVDIPEDEGSDSDIDDGQQTRPHLTRHAHLSGRGGARFIGSMRGGDSEESEDSEIDVDDDGEEEEEDEEEENEDLDEDNDSLEGSSAKPGRPNRSLHPQILEESDNDF from the exons ATGTCTTTTAGAGATCTCAGAA ATTTTACAGAGATGATGAGAGCACTTGGCTACCCACGTCTCATCTCCATGGAGAACTTTAGAGTTCCAAACTTCCCTTTGGTGGCCGAAATTCTCATCTGGCTTGTCAAGAG ATACGAACCTCAGATGGAAATTCCAAGTGATTTTGACACAGAGTCAGACAGAGTGTTTTTCATCAAGGCTGTGGCTCAATTCATG GCGACCAAGGCTCACGTGAAGTTGAATCTTAAGCGTCTGTATCAAGCAGATGGATACGCTGTGAAAGAGATTCTGAAAATCACCAGCATTCTCTACAACGCCATGAAGACCAAAGAGAATGCCGTTGATCACAGCCAAGAGGAGAACAGCAAGTTCAAGTTTGATCTTGGGTCAAAG ATAGCTGATTTGAAGGTGGCACGTCTGCTGGGTTCTGAGATCACAGCGAAGGGTGCGACGCTATACGACCTGCTGGGGCATGAAGAGGACCTCAGAGAGAATAGGACAGCTGCCATTGCTCGACCCTTAGAAAtcatggagacagagagagccATGAGAGCAGCTGTGAAAGACGTCATG gAAAGCATCCAGATGACTAAAGATCTGCTGAATAACGTGTCGTCTGATGAGGCGAGTCTCGATGCCAAAATCGAAAAGAAGAAACAGGACTTGGAGAGAAACCAGAAACGTTTACAAACTCTACAGAGCGTACG TCCAGCATTTATGGATGAATACGAGAGGATCGAGGAGGAATTGGAGAAGCAGTACCAGACGTATGTGGAAAAGTTTAGAAATCTGAGCTTTCTGGAACAACAGCTGGACGACTATCACAGAGCCGAGCAGGAACGCTTTGAG gatgcagaaatgacaatgaaaatgagacaaaacaaattaaaagaGGAGGAGAAAAGGCTCATGAGGAGTGGAG CAGGAGATGAAGACTCAGATGTTGACATCCCAGAAGATGAAGGATCCGACAGCGATATAGATGACGGACAGCAGACTAGGCCACACCTCACACGTCACGCCCATTTATCAG GTCGAGGTGGCGCCCGATTCATCGGCAGTATGAGAGGAGGAGATAGTGAGGAG TCGGAGGACAGTGAGATTGATGTGGACGATGATGgtgaggaagaagaggaggatgaAGAGGAAGAAAATGAGGATCTTGATGAAGATAATGACAGTCTGGAAGGTTCATCCGCCAAACCTGGACGACCAAACCGATCGCTGCACCCTCAGATCCTCGAAGAGAGCGATaatgatttttaa
- the cluap1 gene encoding clusterin-associated protein 1 homolog isoform X2 produces MMRALGYPRLISMENFRVPNFPLVAEILIWLVKRYEPQMEIPSDFDTESDRVFFIKAVAQFMATKAHVKLNLKRLYQADGYAVKEILKITSILYNAMKTKENAVDHSQEENSKFKFDLGSKIADLKVARLLGSEITAKGATLYDLLGHEEDLRENRTAAIARPLEIMETERAMRAAVKDVMESIQMTKDLLNNVSSDEASLDAKIEKKKQDLERNQKRLQTLQSVRPAFMDEYERIEEELEKQYQTYVEKFRNLSFLEQQLDDYHRAEQERFEDAEMTMKMRQNKLKEEEKRLMRSGEIETHQTRQHFSSLQLSNFAGDEDSDVDIPEDEGSDSDIDDGQQTRPHLTRHAHLSGRGGARFIGSMRGGDSEEPRTMEHICLSGSSRKQKRAKSEDSEIDVDDDGEEEEEDEEEENEDLDEDNDSLEGSSAKPGRPNRSLHPQILEESDNDF; encoded by the exons ATGATGAGAGCACTTGGCTACCCACGTCTCATCTCCATGGAGAACTTTAGAGTTCCAAACTTCCCTTTGGTGGCCGAAATTCTCATCTGGCTTGTCAAGAG ATACGAACCTCAGATGGAAATTCCAAGTGATTTTGACACAGAGTCAGACAGAGTGTTTTTCATCAAGGCTGTGGCTCAATTCATG GCGACCAAGGCTCACGTGAAGTTGAATCTTAAGCGTCTGTATCAAGCAGATGGATACGCTGTGAAAGAGATTCTGAAAATCACCAGCATTCTCTACAACGCCATGAAGACCAAAGAGAATGCCGTTGATCACAGCCAAGAGGAGAACAGCAAGTTCAAGTTTGATCTTGGGTCAAAG ATAGCTGATTTGAAGGTGGCACGTCTGCTGGGTTCTGAGATCACAGCGAAGGGTGCGACGCTATACGACCTGCTGGGGCATGAAGAGGACCTCAGAGAGAATAGGACAGCTGCCATTGCTCGACCCTTAGAAAtcatggagacagagagagccATGAGAGCAGCTGTGAAAGACGTCATG gAAAGCATCCAGATGACTAAAGATCTGCTGAATAACGTGTCGTCTGATGAGGCGAGTCTCGATGCCAAAATCGAAAAGAAGAAACAGGACTTGGAGAGAAACCAGAAACGTTTACAAACTCTACAGAGCGTACG TCCAGCATTTATGGATGAATACGAGAGGATCGAGGAGGAATTGGAGAAGCAGTACCAGACGTATGTGGAAAAGTTTAGAAATCTGAGCTTTCTGGAACAACAGCTGGACGACTATCACAGAGCCGAGCAGGAACGCTTTGAG gatgcagaaatgacaatgaaaatgagacaaaacaaattaaaagaGGAGGAGAAAAGGCTCATGAGGAGTGGAG aaatcgagactcatcagaccaggcaacatttttccagtcttcaactgtccaattttg CAGGAGATGAAGACTCAGATGTTGACATCCCAGAAGATGAAGGATCCGACAGCGATATAGATGACGGACAGCAGACTAGGCCACACCTCACACGTCACGCCCATTTATCAG GTCGAGGTGGCGCCCGATTCATCGGCAGTATGAGAGGAGGAGATAGTGAGGAG CCCAGAACAATGGAACACATCTGTCTCTCCGGCAGCAGCCGGAAGCAAAAGAGAGCAAAG TCGGAGGACAGTGAGATTGATGTGGACGATGATGgtgaggaagaagaggaggatgaAGAGGAAGAAAATGAGGATCTTGATGAAGATAATGACAGTCTGGAAGGTTCATCCGCCAAACCTGGACGACCAAACCGATCGCTGCACCCTCAGATCCTCGAAGAGAGCGATaatgatttttaa
- the cluap1 gene encoding clusterin-associated protein 1 homolog isoform X6, with product MEIPSDFDTESDRVFFIKAVAQFMATKAHVKLNLKRLYQADGYAVKEILKITSILYNAMKTKENAVDHSQEENSKFKFDLGSKIADLKVARLLGSEITAKGATLYDLLGHEEDLRENRTAAIARPLEIMETERAMRAAVKDVMESIQMTKDLLNNVSSDEASLDAKIEKKKQDLERNQKRLQTLQSVRPAFMDEYERIEEELEKQYQTYVEKFRNLSFLEQQLDDYHRAEQERFEDAEMTMKMRQNKLKEEEKRLMRSGEIETHQTRQHFSSLQLSNFAGDEDSDVDIPEDEGSDSDIDDGQQTRPHLTRHAHLSGRGGARFIGSMRGGDSEEPRTMEHICLSGSSRKQKRAKSEDSEIDVDDDGEEEEEDEEEENEDLDEDNDSLEGSSAKPGRPNRSLHPQILEESDNDF from the exons ATGGAAATTCCAAGTGATTTTGACACAGAGTCAGACAGAGTGTTTTTCATCAAGGCTGTGGCTCAATTCATG GCGACCAAGGCTCACGTGAAGTTGAATCTTAAGCGTCTGTATCAAGCAGATGGATACGCTGTGAAAGAGATTCTGAAAATCACCAGCATTCTCTACAACGCCATGAAGACCAAAGAGAATGCCGTTGATCACAGCCAAGAGGAGAACAGCAAGTTCAAGTTTGATCTTGGGTCAAAG ATAGCTGATTTGAAGGTGGCACGTCTGCTGGGTTCTGAGATCACAGCGAAGGGTGCGACGCTATACGACCTGCTGGGGCATGAAGAGGACCTCAGAGAGAATAGGACAGCTGCCATTGCTCGACCCTTAGAAAtcatggagacagagagagccATGAGAGCAGCTGTGAAAGACGTCATG gAAAGCATCCAGATGACTAAAGATCTGCTGAATAACGTGTCGTCTGATGAGGCGAGTCTCGATGCCAAAATCGAAAAGAAGAAACAGGACTTGGAGAGAAACCAGAAACGTTTACAAACTCTACAGAGCGTACG TCCAGCATTTATGGATGAATACGAGAGGATCGAGGAGGAATTGGAGAAGCAGTACCAGACGTATGTGGAAAAGTTTAGAAATCTGAGCTTTCTGGAACAACAGCTGGACGACTATCACAGAGCCGAGCAGGAACGCTTTGAG gatgcagaaatgacaatgaaaatgagacaaaacaaattaaaagaGGAGGAGAAAAGGCTCATGAGGAGTGGAG aaatcgagactcatcagaccaggcaacatttttccagtcttcaactgtccaattttg CAGGAGATGAAGACTCAGATGTTGACATCCCAGAAGATGAAGGATCCGACAGCGATATAGATGACGGACAGCAGACTAGGCCACACCTCACACGTCACGCCCATTTATCAG GTCGAGGTGGCGCCCGATTCATCGGCAGTATGAGAGGAGGAGATAGTGAGGAG CCCAGAACAATGGAACACATCTGTCTCTCCGGCAGCAGCCGGAAGCAAAAGAGAGCAAAG TCGGAGGACAGTGAGATTGATGTGGACGATGATGgtgaggaagaagaggaggatgaAGAGGAAGAAAATGAGGATCTTGATGAAGATAATGACAGTCTGGAAGGTTCATCCGCCAAACCTGGACGACCAAACCGATCGCTGCACCCTCAGATCCTCGAAGAGAGCGATaatgatttttaa